In Candidatus Abyssobacteria bacterium SURF_5, the genomic stretch CTCAGGTGTCCAAGCTTCTTTTCGAGGAGCTTTACTTCTTTTTCTTCCAAAGTAGACATATGGGAAGTGATGGCAAAGCCGAGTTCCTGAAGCTTTGCCATCAACTCTTTACTCGAGAGCCCCAGCTCTTTGGCAAGTTCGAAAACCCGCACTTTACTCATTCAATATCTCCTCCCCATCATCTTGATTCGGCGACGCCAGGCGTGCCGCAGCGGACTCGATCAGGCGTTCCGCCGTTTTCCTGCCGATGCCGGGCAGTGCTGCAATATCCTCAATGGACGCATTGGCGATTTTGCGGCAATTAAGGTAGCCGGCTTCCCGGAGAATTTGGGCGGTTTTCTCGCCAACACCGGGCAACTCCATCAGTTCGTCGATAATATCGCTCTCGAAGAGTGCGGTCTCTTCCTTCAACCGCTTCTCGTCGATAACATCAACCTTCCAGGCAGTCAGTTTCGAAGCCAGACGGGCATTCTGGCCCCGCTTCCCGATCGCAATGGATAATTGATCCGTCGGAACGGTCACCAGAATGCTCTTGGTTTTCTCGTCTATGATTATATTGGATATGGTCGCCGGACTCAATGCATTGGCGACAAAAGTCTTGATATCCTCGCTCCATTTGATGACGTCGATCTTCTCGCCGCGCAATTCATCCACGATTGTCCGGACACGCATGCCTTTCATGCCGACGCACGCGCCGACGGCGTCCACGTTTGTATCATGAGAGACGACCGCTATCTTGCTCCGGTATCCGGGTTCTCGAGCGAGCGAACGGATTTCTACAATGCCGTCATACACCTCCGGCACTTCCATCTCGAAGAGATGACGCACCAGTTCCGGCGCGGCGCGCGAAAGGATGATCTGGGAGCCGCGCTCGCTCTCGGAGACTTCCTGAACGTGAAACTTCATGCGCTGGCCGAACCGGTAAATATCGCGTGGTGACTGCTCTTTCGCAGGCAATACCCCCTCGGCTTTTCCAAGATCAACGATCACGCTTCCGTGAGCCTGCTTCTTTACTACCCCCGCTATGATGTCGCCCTCGCGCTTTTTGAATTCGGCAAAGATATTTTTTCGCTCCGCCTCTTTGAGCTTCTGGATAATCACCTGCTTGGCCGTCTGGGCGGCTATCCTGCCGAAATTGCCGGGGGCGATTTCGATCCGCACAAAGTCGCCTACACCCGCCTTCGGATCGAGCGCGCGGGCGGCATCAAGAGTAACCTCGGTTTTGGGGTTTTCCACCCTTTCTACGACCTGCTTCTTCTGATAGACACGAAAATCCCACTTGTTCTCATCAAAATCAATTTCAATGAGACCGTAGTTCTCAAAACTTTTTTTGCTTGCCGTCTCTATAGCCGAGCGAATCGCTTCTATCAGCACTTTTCGGTCTATGTTGCGCTCACTCTGCAATTGCTCGAAAATCGGCAATAAGTCTACCTTCATTAAAGCCCCTCCCTTTATTCAGAGCTTTTCAGCAGGACGTACTTCCCCGGGTCTTTCACAGAATCTGGAGATTGGCGCGCAGTATATTGCCGAACGCCACCCGTTGAGCCGGTTTGCCCGCATCCTCACTCACGACGACGTTCTCGCCTTCAACGCCCTCTATGATGCCGGTGATTTTCCTGCGCCCGTTCTGAGGAGTACGCAGGTGGATTTTGACTTTGGCGCCGGCGAATTTCTCGAAATCGCTCTTCTTCCTGATGCGCCGATTGATTCCGGGCGAGGAAACTTCGAGAAAATAGCGCCCCTGAATAATATCCTCTACGTCGAGCAGGGAACTGATCAACCGGCTGGCTTGTTCGCAGTCATTGAGGGTGATCCCTCCTTCGGGCCTGTCAATAAACAGCCGGAGCGTCCCGCCGCCCGCGCTGCTGATAAACTCAAGATCCACAAGGAGATACCCCTCCGCCTCAAGTGCCGGTTCAACCACTTCGGCAACCCTTTCAACGGTCGATTCCATTGCCAAAACATCCAACCCCGGAGTCTCTATAACAAAGGCGGCACCCGCCGCCTCCGAATACTTGTCCGCTAAACTTGTTTGAACGAGCCGTCCCCATCAATGCAAAAGAGTGGGACGAACCCACTCTCACGTACCGCGGCTCTTATTCAGTATACTACAGTTCTTCGACAAAATGCAAATCCCGCCAGAATCCGCGAAAAAGCAAAAAAATTGCGCCGGAAATCCTTTTTTGTCTATTTTCGCACCTCGTGCTATAATAGATTCTTGTTTCAAAATTTTCCGGAAGATTTAGCTGGACGAGGGGGGCAATCTTGAAGTATGGGAGTCTATGAAAACATCTTGGAAACAATCGGAGCAACGCCGCTTGTAAAGATCCGAAAGGTAGTAAAAAACACTAAAGCGATCCTTTACGTCAAATTGGAAGGACAGAATCCGGGCGGGTCGGTCAAAGATCGTATAGCGCTCAGCATGGTCGAGGCGGCAGAGAAGGATGGATCTTTGACAAAGGAAAAGATCATCCTCGAACCGACCAGCGGCAACACAGGCATCGGACTGGCAATGGTCGCTCTGGTGAAAGGTTATCGGCTTCATGTCACCATGTCTGCCGCCATGAGCGAAGAACGCAAGAAAACGCTTCTTGCGCTTGGAGCCACGCTGATTTTGACAGATCCGGGCAAGGGCACCGACGGCGCGATTCTGAAAGCGCAAGAACTCCTGAAAGAGAATCCGGATAAATACTGGCAGCCAAATCAATTCAATAATCCCGCCAACCCTGAGATTCATTATCGGACCACAGCCGAAGAAATCTGGCGCGACCTGAGCGGTAACGTCGATGTCTTCGTTGCCGGGCTGGGCACATCGGGTACTCTCATGGGTACGGGCAAGCGCCTGCGCGAGTTGAACCCAAAGATAAGGATCGTGGCAGTTGAACCGGTATTGGGCCACAAAATTCAGGGTTTAAAAAACATGAAGGAAGCTATCGTCCCCGGCATCTATTCAGAGGACGGATGGGACGAGAAGGTAACGGTGGACGATGTTACCTGCCACATCTATACCCGGAGATTATCGCGCGAAGAAGGCATTTTTGCGGGAATGAGCGCCGGAGCCGCGTTTTATGCCGCGGTTCAGATAACAGAACAACGGGAAAGCGGAAATGTTGTCTGCATTATTCCCGATCGAGGCGATAAATACCTCAGCACCGCCCTCTTCACCAAGGAGGACGTCGGCCGAATCATTCAGGCTTATTGAACCCCGCACGTCTCTTCGGAAATGGACCGCATCCTTGTCATACATAGAGGATCGCTGGGCGATTTTCTCCTGCTGACGCCGGCGCTCGCGCTGATGAAAAACAGAGCTCGCGGCTGCAAGATCGAGGCGCTCGGCCGCCCCGAGATTCACACTCTGGTGGTTCCAAAGCTCATAAAGGCTACTTATTCCGCAGAGCGCGCGCTTTTTCTTCCCGTTCTTGAAAATCTTGAGGGCATCCCTCCGGAAGCTGCAGCTTTTTTCCAGCAGTTTGAAGCAGTACTTGCTTTCGTCAGCGACCCTGCCGGGAATCTTGAGCGAAATCTGCGGCGAATATGCGTCAGGCATGTGCTCGTCCGCCCGCCTTTCCCGCCGGAGAACGAGCGCATGCATGTCGCTCTCTATTTGCTCAATGAGGTCTCATCTTTTCTCGGACAACAAACATTGGGCGAAAGTTCCGGCAATATTCCGCACGTGTCCGAAGACATTTTTGCAATTACCGAGCCCGAGCTTCAAGAAGCGGATTCAAGACTTGGACGACTTGGGTCACCGCCGGTTGCGCTTCATCCCGGCAGCGGCAGTAATCAAAAATGCTGGTCCATACAGCAATTTGGCGCGTGTGCGCGACGCCTGGCCAGGAACGGCCGAAACATGGTTTGGATCCTTGGGCCGGCCGACCAGCGGCTGAAGCTAACCGCGACGGCTCTGGCGAAAGAGACGAATTCGCCGATTGCCGATTCGCTCCCGATCAGGCAGGTAGCGGCTTTGCTTTCCAGATGCGGCGCATATGTGGGCAATGATTCCGGGGTGACTCATTTGGCGGCGCTGTCCGGCGTTCCAACAGTCGCAGTCTTCGGGCCGACCGATCCGGCGGTGTGGGGGCCGGTGGGGCCGAACGTCCGGATCATTCAAGCTGTCCCCCAATGCGGCCCGTGCACGCGTGCGAGCATGAACCGATGCAGCCGAAGGATTTGCTTCGAAACGCTGAGCGCGAATACGGTGGAAAAGGAACTGAAAAAATGCTACCGGCGCAAGGACTCGCTTACTTCTTGAAGAAAGCAACCAGGTTCAGGATCACTGTGAGCAGGATGCTCAGGATAATGCTGATGAGGATGGAAGTGGCGATGGGGAAATCGATCCGGTAGTTTTTACCCCTGATTTGGATGTCGCCGGGCAGCTTGCCGAGCCATGGTATCTTCGGCGCAATAAAGATAAGCACACCTATAACAAAGATGATCAGGCCGAAGATCATCAGGGATTTTGCTACGACTGATCGCGGTTCCATCTTTTTGTGGAGTTGCGGAATTACCGAAAGGAGTCCACATCGGGTCGAAATGACGCCATGCGCTCCTCTATATAGTCCAACAGCTTTTCGTACAGCTCCATATTGGCGGCGGCAACGCATGAGCGCAAATTTTCCGGCGACGCATCGAATATCTTCATGTCGTCGAGAGGCCGGCCGTACGCGTCACTGATGATGATTCCCGCCTGCTTTGCAATGAGATGGGCGGCGGCGATATCGTACGAACTGAATCCCGTGAGTCTGCCGCCGGCGATTCTGCGAAACAGGAATTCTGTCTGCGGGAAATCACGAGCGATTCGATTCGCGATGTCCAGATACGCGTCAAGCTGACCGGTCAAAATCCTGCTGATCGAGTAGCACGTGCTGTTGCATGAAAAAAACCCGCCTTTGACCGAACAGGAGTCGATCAGGTCGGCCGTCAATCCGAAAATAAGCGAGGCGGGCCGGCCGGGAACGGTCAAGCTCCACCTGAGCAGATCGAAGCTGGTTATGCTCGAAAGCACAGGCTTTTTCGGATTTCCATCAGCCAGAATCTCTGCTGACTGCCCTTTCTCCGCATAAAAGATATTTTCGCCGACAATCTCCCGCAACAGCCCGCAGGAGACATCGGCAAGCGTCACGTCGTCCCGGTACGGAGCAATTGCCAGCGAAACCATGCAGCCTTCGAAGCCGCTTTTGGCGTTGCGGCTGCCGTCGATGGGATCAACGATCAAGAGCCACTCCGGCTTGGCCGAGCGCGGCAAAACCAGTCCCTTGTCTTCTGAGAAGCACGCGATCCGCAAATGGGACTCTTGCAGAAACTCCAGCAGGCGATCCTCAGCGACCTCATCGACCCTGAACGTCGCGTCGCCGCTGTGCGCTCGACCGACTACCTCGCCTCCCCGCGCCTCGAGCACCCAGGGACGGACCGACTCCCGAATGGACTCCGACAATTGAAAGAGTAATTTTTTCATGCGATTTCGGGCCCTTCAAAATCGTATCCGGCTCACAGGCCCGGCTTGCTGTGCCGCGGGCCAAAATGATCGAACGAGAGCGCCGTCAATGGACGCTCCTGATTGTCAGCAGAGACAAGACGAATGACCCCGGCAGCACCGTCTATTTCACCGATATGAGAAAGGGGGACATCAAATTCATCATACCACTGCTTGCGAAGCCGGTCGAGCTCATTGGGATCGAGCGTGAACAGCAGCTCGTAATCTTCTCCGCCGGACAGAGCGAACTGGAGCGGGTCGAATGCGGCGGCGCGGCACATCTGCTCGAGGGACTGAGACAGCGGGATTTTATCACTCCAGATTCGGGCGCCGACTCCGCTCATCTCGCAGATGTGCCGGAGGTCGCCGGCCAGCCCGTCACTGACATCAATCATGGAATGCAACTCGAAATGCTGCGCGAGAAACAATCCTTCACGCGAACGCGGCTCCGGCGCCAGATGCGCCTCCACCAGGTGGCTGCGCCGCTCGGTGTCGCACTCGGAAATGTTGCCGTTCAGCAGCTCGAGCCCGGCCGCCGAATCGCCCAAGGCGCCGGTAACAACGATGGCGTCACCTGCTTTTGCGCCGGACCGAAGAATATATTTTCCGTGCGGGCACTCACCTATCATGGCAATGTCGATGACCACTTTGTCTGGGGACCGCACCGTATCGCCGCCAAGCACCGCGACATGATAGTCTCGGCAAATCGAGCGGATGCCGATATAAACATCCTGTGCGAATTCAACCGGCGTGGCCGAGGGCAGTGCGATCGATGTCAACGCAAAGAGCGGCTTCCCGCCCATGGCAGCGATGTCGCTCAGACTGCTGGCTATCGACTTGCATCCAATGAAGAAGCCGGAAGCCCATTTCCGGGAGAAATGAACGTCCTCGACCAGCATGTCGCAGGTCGAGAGGATATAGTTGCCTTTGGTAATCTCGTAGACAGAACAATCGTCGCCGACACCGACAATCGTTCGCTCATCGTAAACCGAGTCGCTGGTAAGAAGCCGGATCAGCTCGAATTCGCCTATCCCGCCTACCTGTTTCACGTCACTTTCTCTCCCAGCCGCCGGCCGCCGCCTCGAGCGGCGTTCCCGCCCATGCCTTTCGACGAATCTGCTCCGCGAATATCTCCTCAATGCCGACCAGACTTGAATCGCGCAGATGGAGCGCCTCGATGAACTCCTTATAGATGCTGCGCCGATCGCGATTCTCGAGCAGAATGATGTAAGAAATGCGGTCTCGTTCGCGTCCCCCGCCCGAACACGACTTCGCCTTCATATTCTCCAGATATCCCCTGCGGCCTTCGCCGAGGCACCCCCTTTGCTGAAACTCATAGACCGCCGGCCGACGCAATATTCTACCCCGTATGGCCGAGAGCATCACCTCTGTGTCCGCATGAAGTTGGGCCAGCGCCGGTACTTTCTGCCTTATCTCTTCGTCCCCGATTAGAAGCTCGATCGGCTTGAATTCACCGACAACTTCCCCCGTGTCCTCGTTGATCTGATAGTCAGTCACGGCTGCGGGTTTGGCTGAATCGATATACAGGACAGCTTCCTCTATTTGTCCGGCCACAAGAGCGATCTGCTCCTCGGGGATCTGAGCATCGGTCTGGGCAAAAAGACCGTTTGCACAGGAGGTAAGCGAGACGAACGGAAACAAAAGCATCACGAACTTGATTTTCAAATATGCCATTTCCTTCTCCTGCCGGGAAGCGATAACATTTATTCGCATCCCTCAGCATGCGACCATTTTAAATGTAAGTTATTCTATATCAACGACTTAAAAAACATTTCTCTATCCATTTTTTCTTGACGTGCTTGGCTCCGAATGCTAAAATTAAAGAGGAAAAAGTGGATTGCGGTGGAGTGTACGGATGCAAACACTAGAGATGGAGAAGGAGGCGCCGGCATGAAACGGTTAATAGACATATTCGATTTCCGGATCATGTTTTCGCTGGTGATTCTAGGATTATATTTCATGTTGCTGGGGTTTATCATTGCCTAGGCAAGAGAATCCTCCATCGCCGGCGGCAGTTCTTACTATAACCGGATTATACCATCGGCTGTGTTCGAATTCAACCGGAGGATAGTGCTAACAACAAGTTTTTCAAGTGCTTGAGGCTTGACAATCAAGGCAGCCGAACATATAATTAAAAAGGCAGTTAGCGGCTGCTTTTTCTTTTGTGTGGCCGCGGGAGGAAGAGCGCCAGTAGCTCAATCGGATAGAGCAACGGCCTTCTAAGCCGTAGGTTGAGGGTTCGATTCCCCCCTGGCGCGCGGAAAGTGAAAGCTGGCGTTTCACCTGCGTTTCCGTCTGCTAAGAAGAAGCCGACACATTCGGCGATAGAAGTTTGAAGGCCGCCGCTCCTCACATATTTGGCGGTCGATTTTAATGGT encodes the following:
- the nusA gene encoding transcription termination/antitermination protein NusA; this translates as MKVDLLPIFEQLQSERNIDRKVLIEAIRSAIETASKKSFENYGLIEIDFDENKWDFRVYQKKQVVERVENPKTEVTLDAARALDPKAGVGDFVRIEIAPGNFGRIAAQTAKQVIIQKLKEAERKNIFAEFKKREGDIIAGVVKKQAHGSVIVDLGKAEGVLPAKEQSPRDIYRFGQRMKFHVQEVSESERGSQIILSRAAPELVRHLFEMEVPEVYDGIVEIRSLAREPGYRSKIAVVSHDTNVDAVGACVGMKGMRVRTIVDELRGEKIDVIKWSEDIKTFVANALSPATISNIIIDEKTKSILVTVPTDQLSIAIGKRGQNARLASKLTAWKVDVIDEKRLKEETALFESDIIDELMELPGVGEKTAQILREAGYLNCRKIANASIEDIAALPGIGRKTAERLIESAAARLASPNQDDGEEILNE
- a CDS encoding ribosome maturation factor RimP, whose translation is MDVLAMESTVERVAEVVEPALEAEGYLLVDLEFISSAGGGTLRLFIDRPEGGITLNDCEQASRLISSLLDVEDIIQGRYFLEVSSPGINRRIRKKSDFEKFAGAKVKIHLRTPQNGRRKITGIIEGVEGENVVVSEDAGKPAQRVAFGNILRANLQIL
- a CDS encoding PLP-dependent cysteine synthase family protein; the encoded protein is MGVYENILETIGATPLVKIRKVVKNTKAILYVKLEGQNPGGSVKDRIALSMVEAAEKDGSLTKEKIILEPTSGNTGIGLAMVALVKGYRLHVTMSAAMSEERKKTLLALGATLILTDPGKGTDGAILKAQELLKENPDKYWQPNQFNNPANPEIHYRTTAEEIWRDLSGNVDVFVAGLGTSGTLMGTGKRLRELNPKIRIVAVEPVLGHKIQGLKNMKEAIVPGIYSEDGWDEKVTVDDVTCHIYTRRLSREEGIFAGMSAGAAFYAAVQITEQRESGNVVCIIPDRGDKYLSTALFTKEDVGRIIQAY
- a CDS encoding glycosyltransferase family 9 protein — protein: MDRILVIHRGSLGDFLLLTPALALMKNRARGCKIEALGRPEIHTLVVPKLIKATYSAERALFLPVLENLEGIPPEAAAFFQQFEAVLAFVSDPAGNLERNLRRICVRHVLVRPPFPPENERMHVALYLLNEVSSFLGQQTLGESSGNIPHVSEDIFAITEPELQEADSRLGRLGSPPVALHPGSGSNQKCWSIQQFGACARRLARNGRNMVWILGPADQRLKLTATALAKETNSPIADSLPIRQVAALLSRCGAYVGNDSGVTHLAALSGVPTVAVFGPTDPAVWGPVGPNVRIIQAVPQCGPCTRASMNRCSRRICFETLSANTVEKELKKCYRRKDSLTS
- a CDS encoding DUF2905 domain-containing protein, with the protein product MEPRSVVAKSLMIFGLIIFVIGVLIFIAPKIPWLGKLPGDIQIRGKNYRIDFPIATSILISIILSILLTVILNLVAFFKK
- the thiL gene encoding thiamine-phosphate kinase produces the protein MCAIQVWSALRRYSRSRFVERHGRERRSRRRPAAGRESDVKQVGGIGEFELIRLLTSDSVYDERTIVGVGDDCSVYEITKGNYILSTCDMLVEDVHFSRKWASGFFIGCKSIASSLSDIAAMGGKPLFALTSIALPSATPVEFAQDVYIGIRSICRDYHVAVLGGDTVRSPDKVVIDIAMIGECPHGKYILRSGAKAGDAIVVTGALGDSAAGLELLNGNISECDTERRSHLVEAHLAPEPRSREGLFLAQHFELHSMIDVSDGLAGDLRHICEMSGVGARIWSDKIPLSQSLEQMCRAAAFDPLQFALSGGEDYELLFTLDPNELDRLRKQWYDEFDVPLSHIGEIDGAAGVIRLVSADNQERPLTALSFDHFGPRHSKPGL
- a CDS encoding DUF1318 domain-containing protein, with translation MRINVIASRQEKEMAYLKIKFVMLLFPFVSLTSCANGLFAQTDAQIPEEQIALVAGQIEEAVLYIDSAKPAAVTDYQINEDTGEVVGEFKPIELLIGDEEIRQKVPALAQLHADTEVMLSAIRGRILRRPAVYEFQQRGCLGEGRRGYLENMKAKSCSGGGRERDRISYIILLENRDRRSIYKEFIEALHLRDSSLVGIEEIFAEQIRRKAWAGTPLEAAAGGWERK